From a region of the Oryza sativa Japonica Group chromosome 6, ASM3414082v1 genome:
- the LOC9267746 gene encoding uncharacterized protein, translating to MAAKSLILFGVLLASLLLVSQDVVAARELTEAHESERKNVKPEVEQNNWGGGYMHGGGYEHGGGYSQPRYGGGYGQPGYGGGYGQPGYGSGYGPGYGGGGSGPGYGGGYGSPGYGGGYGSPGYGGGSGYGGGYGGGYGGGYGGGSGYGGGGGYGGGSGGGGQHGGWH from the exons ATGGCTGCTAAGTCTCTAATTCTGTTTGGTGTCCtccttgcctccctcctcctcgtctcccaGGATGTAGTTGCTGCTAGGGAGCTCACTGAAGCCCATG AATCCGAGAGAAAGAATGTGAAACCTGAGGTTGAACAAAACAATTGGGGAGGTGGATACATGCATGGTGGAGGATACGAACACGGTGGAGGGTATAGTCAACCCAGGTATGGTGGCGGTTACGGACAGCCTGGATATGGTGGCGGTTATGGCCAGCCTGGGTATGGTAGCGGTTATGGCCCTGGCTATGGTGGTGGGGGCTCTGGACCCGGATATGGTGGTGGATATGGTAGCCCAGGATATGGCGGCGGATATGGTAGCCCTGGCTATGGTGGTGGTAGCGGTTACGGCGGTGGATACGGCGGTGGCTACGGTGGTGGATATGGCGGTGGCAGTGGctatggtggtggaggtggttaTGGAGGAGGTTCTGGTGGAGGAGGTCAACATGGTGGATGGCACTAA